One Salmo trutta chromosome 12, fSalTru1.1, whole genome shotgun sequence genomic region harbors:
- the LOC115203249 gene encoding signal peptide, CUB and EGF-like domain-containing protein 2 gives MGAICIARDFCLVLLLLNTHQSAALLENPDTCAEGSDGCHIDAICQNTQASYKCTCKVGFKGDGKHCEDIDECDIEYNGGCVHECNNIPGNYRCTCHDGFSLAHDGHNCLDVDECVFNNGGCQHTCVNTMGSYECSCKEGFFLSDNQHTCIHRSVEGLSCMNKEHGCAHICKETPKGGVACECRPGFELAKNQRGCILTCNHGNGGCQHTCEDMEQGPICRCHVRYTLHPDGRSCVERDETTTESSDHNATSFTEVDKRVKRRLLMENCAVNNGGCDSTCKDTSTGVRCSCPVGFTLQPDGKTCKDINECELHNGGCDHFCRNTIGSFECNCWKGFKLLTDEHSCQDIDECYFERTCGHTCVNSPGGFECVCNKGYSLYGLAHCGDINECSVNNGGCEQGCENTRGGFECHCHPGYKLHWNKKDCIEAEGLPATKPPSKPTLNCSRQEGSDRCYLTCQSQVHITSGTEDSYTVNCGMPLPCLAGAQRNGSGSYCLGPEMSSVLRIKTTATFKSGTGKCNLKRSQERLKESLNAAHSDSRPPFTENVQFSYVRLRCSSSGHRMRSRHGRKAGYEEEGSTITAEFELDVNLEEVTAESCDLGCVRRRSEKKLKKTIRTLRKSIHREQFHLHFAGSNYELAKRLARPVDLPEHCGKGQVLVDRKCVSCTVGTYYDRDQGRCVLCPAGMYQDEEENNSCEACPGPEVRGSPRSVGVRNISECGVQCPPGQFSHDGFIPCLPCPMGTYQPEVGRTSCFHCGGNLVTKHNGAVSFQDCETKVQCSPGHHYNTSTHRCIRCPMGTYQMEFGQNYCISCPGNTTTDFDGSTNIMQCKNRHCGGEMGDFTGYIESPNYPGNYPANIECTWTINPPPKRRILIVVPEIFLPIEDECGDYLVMRKSSLSNSVTTYETCQTYERPIAFTSRSKRLWIQFKSNEGNSGKGFQVPYVTYDEDYQELIEDIVRDGRLYASENHQEILKDKKLMKALFDVLAHPQNFFNYTAQESREMFPKSFIRFLRSKVLRFLRP, from the exons ACATTGATGAATGTGATATCGAGTACAATGGTGGCTGTGTACACGAATGTAACAACATACCAGGCAATTATCGTTGCACTTGCCATGATGGATTCAGTTTAGCGCACGATGGACATAATTGTCTAG ATGTGGACGAGTGTGTCTTCAACAATGGAGGGTGCCAGCATACATGTGTCAACACCATGGGGAGTTATGAGTGCAGCTGCAAAGAGGGCTTCTTCCTCAGTGACAACCAGCACACATGTATCCACCGCTCTGTAG AGGGCCTTAGCTGTATGAATAAGGAGCATGGCTGTGCTCACATCTGCAAGGAGACACCCAAGGGAGGAGTGGCCTGCGAGTGCCGCCCAGGATTTGAGCTGGCCAAGAACCAAAGAGGCTGCATAT TGACTTGTAACCATGGTAACGGGGGCTGCCAGCACACCTGCGAGGACATGGAGCAGGGGCCCATCTGCAGGTGTCATGTGAGGTACACCCTGCACCCTGACGGCAGGTCCTGTGTAG AGCGGGACGAGACAACTACTGAGAGCTCTGATCACAACGCCACGTCCTTCACTGAGGTGGACAAACGTGTCAAGCGCAGACTGCTCATGG AGAACTGTGCGGTAAATAACGGGGGGTGTGACTCCACGTGTAAGGACACATCCACGGGCGTACGCTGCAGCTGCCCTGTGGGCTTCACTCTGCAGCCTGACGGGAAGACGTGCAAAG ACATTAATGAGTGTGAGCTGCACAACGGCGGTTGCGACCACTTCTGCAGGAACACCATCGGCAGCTTTGAGTGTAACTGCTGGAAGGGCTTCAAGCTGCTTACTGACGAGCACTCCTGCCAGG ATATAGACGAGTGTTATTTCGAAAGGACATGTGGTCACACGTGTGTGAACTCTCCTGGTGGTTTTGAGTGTGTTTGCAACAAAGGGTACAGCCTGTATGGACTGGCCCACTGTGGAG ACATAAATGAGTGCAGTGTGAACAACGGAGGTTGTGAGCAGGGTTGTGAGAACACCAGGGGTGGGTTTGAGTGCCACTGCCACCCTGGTTATAAGCTACACTGGAACAAAAAAGATTGTATCG AGGCAGAGGGTTTACCAGCAACAAAGCCCCCCTCTAAACCGACCTTAAACTGCAGCAGGCAGGAGGGAAGTGACCGCTGCTACCTGACCTGCCAGTCCCAGGTCCACATCACCAGTG GGACGGAGGATTCTTATACAGTGAACTGTGGAATGCCTCTGCCCTGCTTGGCTGGAGCACAAAGGAATGGAAGTGGCTCGTATTGCTTGG GACCAGAAATGTCAAGTGTCCTGCGAATTAAGACCACAGCCACTTTTAAGTCTGGCACAGGAAAGTGCAACTTGAAACGTAGTCAAGAGAGACTGAAGGAGagcctgaacgcagctcactcag ACAGCAGGCCCCCCTTCACGGAGAACGTCCAGTTCAGCTATGTGCGCTTGCGCTGCAGCTCGTCTGGCCACCGGATGCGGAGCCGCCACGGCAGGAAGGCGGGTTATGAGGAGGAGGGCTCCACCATCACGGCTGAGTTTGAGTTGGATGTGAACCTAGAGGAGGTAACAG CAGAGAGCTGTGACCTGGGCTGTGTGCGCCGGCGCTCAGAGAAGAAGCTGAAGAAGACTATCCGTACCCTGAGGAAGTCCATCCACCGGGAGCAGTTCCACCTCCACTTCGCTGGCTCTAACTACGAGCTGGCCAAGAGGCTGGCCCGGCCGGTGGACCTGCCGGAACACTGTGGGAAAGGACAGGTGCTGGTAGACAGGAAGTGTG TGAGCTGCACTGTTGGAACGTACTATGACAGGGATCAGGGAAGGTGTGTTCTGTGTCCAGCTGGAATGTACCAAGATGAAGAGGAAAATAATTCTTGCGAGGCATGCCCAGGGCCAGAGGTGAGAGGAAGCCCCAGGTCGGTTGGGGTGCGGAATATCTCTGAGTGTGGAG TTCAATGTCCCCCTGGTCAGTTCTCCCATGATGGCTTCATCCCTTGCCTGCCCTGTCCCATGGGTACCTACCAGCCAGAGGTGGGGCGCACTTCCTGTTTCCACTGTGGAGGAAACCTGGTCACCAAACACAATGGTGCCGTGTCCTTCCAGGACTGTGAGACCAAAG TCCAGTGTTCACCGGGACATCACTACAACACCAGCACACACCGCTGTATCCGTTGTCCCATGGGGACGTATCAGATGGAGTTTGGTCAGAATTACTGCATCTCCTGCCCAGGAAATACCACCACCGACTTTGACGGCTCCACCAACATCATGCAGTGCAAAA acagacactgtgggggagagatgggagattTTACTGGCTACATCGAGTCTCCCAACTACCCAGGGAACTACCCAGCCAACATCGAGTGCACCTGGACCATCAACCCACCGCCCAAGCGCAGAATCCTCATCGTGGTCCCAGAGATCTTCCTCCCCATTGAGGATGAGTGTGGAGACTACCTGGTCATGAgaaagagct CTCTCTCCAACTCTGTGACGACCTATGAGACCTGCCAGACCTATGAACGGCCTATTGCCTTCACCTCCCGCTCCAAGAGGCTGTGGATACAGTTTAAATCGAATGAAGGGAACAGTGGGAAGGGCTTCCAAGTCCCTTATGTGACCTATGATG AGGACTACCAGGAACTCATCGAAGACATAGTCAGAGATGGAAGATTATATGCCTCTGAAAATCACCAAGAAATTCTCAAG GACAAGAAGCTTATGAAGGCACTGTTTGATGTATTGGCCCACCCACAGAACTTCTTCAACTACACAGCACAGGAGTCAAGAGAAATGTTCCCCAAATCCTTCATCCGATTTCTACGTTCTAAGGTCTTGAGATTCCTTCGCCCTTAA
- the LOC115203250 gene encoding transmembrane protein 9B-like, giving the protein MMSSVAFKLLALLVGLLLMSTQATDAKNSEDIRCKCTCPPYRDIDGQIYKQNVSLKDCNCLHVVEPMPVDGKDVEAYCLRCECKYEERSSGTIKVTIIIYLSILGLLFLYMVYLTLLEPMLKRRLFGHSQLQNDDDVGDQQPFANAHNVLSRSTSRPNMLNKVEHAQQRWRRQVQEQRKSVFDRHVVLS; this is encoded by the exons ATGATGTCGAGCGTTGCCTTCAAGCTGCTCGCTCTTCTTGTTGGTTTGTTATTGATGTCAACACAGGCGACGGATGCTAAG AATTCAGAGGATATCCGGTGTAAATGTACCTGCCCACCGTACAGAGACATCGATGGACAGATCTACAAACAAAATGTATCTCTAAAGGATTg TAACTGCCTTCATGTTGTGGAGCCAATGCCAGTTGATGGAAAGGATGTGGAGGCGTACTGTCTGCGTTGTGAATGCAAATATGAGGAGAGGAGTTCTGGAACTATCAAG GTGACTATCATAATCTACCTGTCCATCCTGGGCCTGCTGTTCCTCTACATGGTGTACTTGACCCTGCTGGAGCCCATGCTGAAGAGGAGGCTCTTTGGACACTCACAGCTCCAGAATGATGATGATGTCGGG GACCAGCAGCCTTTCGCCAACGCCCACAACGTATTGTCTCGTTCGACCTCTCGTCCCAACATGCTGAACAAAGTGGAGCACGCTCAGCAGCGCTGGCGGAGGCAGGTCCAGGAACAGAGGAAGTCTGTGTTTGACCGCCACGTGGTGCTCAGCTAA